The Marispirochaeta aestuarii genome includes the window GTAAACAGCAGGGCGCCGGTCAGGATAATAAGGAGCGGTTCGGCGAGACTGCTGACCCGGGTAAGAAAGGTTTCGTACTCTCCCTGGTACCAGGTTTTGAGTCCGGTAAAGACCTCCTCCACCCGTCCCGTGCGTTCTCCCAGGGCGAGCCAGCGAACCAGGCGCGGAGGGAACACCCCGGAGGATTCAAAGGCCGCTGAAGGACGCTCTCCCCGGAGAATGTTTTCCCGTGCCTGACGGAGTCCGGCAGAAAATGCCCGATTCTCCGTTACATCCGCCGCCTGATACAGGGCATCCTCCAGACTGACCCCGGAGGAGCTGAGTACCTCCAGGGCAAAGACCAAGTTGACCGTGTCTCCCAGAGACGCGAGCCGGCCGGCCAGGGGCAGACGCAGCAGAGCGCGGTCCGAGGCAAGGCGGAAGGATCCGGAAAACCTCCGAAGGAGCAGTACGGTCAGTCCTGCTGAAAGCCCCCCGCCGACGATTGTCCCCGACAGAACTGAGAATAAGCTCATGCGCCCGGTGATCAGAAGCATCTGCTCAGGACTCTGGCCGAGACCGGCCAGGATTTCTCCCATCTTCGGGGCGACGAAAATCAGGAGCGAAAGGCTTCCGATTATTACTGCCGCCAGCACCACCGACGGATAGAGCAGGGCGTTAACGAACTTGTCCTTGAGTTCTTTACGGGTTCGCAGATAATCCGCCAGGCCCGGGAGCACCTGGGCCAGGGAACCGACCTTTTCTCCAACCTTGATGAGACCGGAATAGATCCGGGGGAAGCTCAAGGATTCCGCAGTCCCGGAAAAGGAGTCTCCCCGTTCAAGTCCGGCGGCAAGCTCTTCCACAGTCCTGCCCGCTTTTCCCTTTGTATAGATGGTACGGGCAATCTCAAGCCCCTCTTTAATATCCAGGCCCGAGCGGTAGAGCAGCGCCAGGGTCTGGGTAAGTTCCAGTACAAAGCCCGCGGGAGGGGATGATATTCTGCCTGTTCCGTGTTCGCCTGCTGCGGCATCGAGCTCTTCCACCGTAAGGAGCACACAGCCGTTCCGGGGAATCAAGGCCGCGGCATCATAGCGGGAATCCGCATTGACAATTTTGACCCGCCGGGCTCCTGAGCCCTCTGCGTAACGCAGGCGATAGACCGGCATAATCAGAGTACCCCCGCCCGCTGCAGTTCTTCGAAGGATGACAGCCCTTCCGCAGCCAGGGTAAGTCCCCGCTGCTTAAGGCCGATCATTCCCTGTTCCCGCAGGTGATGGTCGAGGGCTGCGGATGTGCCGGCGGAAGCTATTATTCCGGCGGCTTTCCGGTCTACCATAAAGAACTCTGCCGCAGCGATCCGCCCGCGGTATCCCTGATTGTC containing:
- a CDS encoding type II secretion system F family protein, translating into MPVYRLRYAEGSGARRVKIVNADSRYDAAALIPRNGCVLLTVEELDAAAGEHGTGRISSPPAGFVLELTQTLALLYRSGLDIKEGLEIARTIYTKGKAGRTVEELAAGLERGDSFSGTAESLSFPRIYSGLIKVGEKVGSLAQVLPGLADYLRTRKELKDKFVNALLYPSVVLAAVIIGSLSLLIFVAPKMGEILAGLGQSPEQMLLITGRMSLFSVLSGTIVGGGLSAGLTVLLLRRFSGSFRLASDRALLRLPLAGRLASLGDTVNLVFALEVLSSSGVSLEDALYQAADVTENRAFSAGLRQARENILRGERPSAAFESSGVFPPRLVRWLALGERTGRVEEVFTGLKTWYQGEYETFLTRVSSLAEPLLIILTGALLFTGVVVFVLPLLSGFGELF